The following proteins are co-located in the Paludibaculum fermentans genome:
- a CDS encoding TonB-dependent receptor has translation MRIVSLACIFLFLTGFLLPAQIGTEGAFFGTVTDSSGSAVPGAEVAALHVGTGLLKRATTDADGSFSILSLPIGQYTVTVKAKGFKTWEIAKAELTVGDRNRLSPVLTVGEITESVSVTGNAELLQTEKTSAETVVQMRQIRELPLDTRNPLALVSLVPGMRWASTQSGGERATYVQGQGLRSNKAAFQLDGLVSNAPMDEGGTGMPNVDTVAEFTVETLNFSAENGRDPIQVKVATKSGTNELHGAAWEFLQNDAFNSRNTFATKPPRVRRNQFGAAVGGPVIKNRTFFFGSFEGTVIHNEQIWNTQAVTSAMKTGDFSGLGRTIIDPLTKSPFPNNVIPTNRISNASKYFLPKLLEANSPGGLFKANTGTVNNTWEGTGRVDHQINDAQRIYARYVTIRQPSTQLGYKPSAVTDDTVSQHNIGVNYTWTMSSNTVLTLLGGMLRTRENYTNAELGVNNDALSAGIQGFPTAGREKWIGPPNLNIGGGYQGISYSGWGAPGSLWGSVYNAKADLRHFRGAHTMSAGFEYGDSHTYGDHGSCCVRGTYNFGNLYTNDGFADYLLGLTSSSSRNAPLAEFGTNRAPYAGFYVNDSWRLKQNFTIELGLRYERWFARHNMRQATSTWDPKLQKVVAAVQGDGNINTSAFLNTPNVAAATAGLWTTARQAGYSDNLLEGNGNWAPRIGAVYRPFAQRQIVLRAAYGLFYNSFTGNRSASSAANLPFWGVESLGFGLSQLQPWETVWSSDPNAFGIFGIGEAVDPRLKAARTHEWNMTVQTALPWKSALTLSYVGTKVDREVIFMPYNAPTVGPHTNLQADRPNPLISSVQRMENYGRNWYNALQAKAERRFANGVSFTFSYSFSRSMGEASNGSDEGTSILAFSPAWYNRGRTSFDFRHVEFATLVWELPFGNGRHYLSSVNRLTDAALGGWDFSFTQQGRSGAPFSIGGGYSNLGNGDGSRANLVGDPHISNPTPDRWFNTAAFASPALYTFGSAPLGILEGPGAIQFNTSLSKRFRVAEKKDLQFRWEAFNALNRVNYNTPNTNVASTQLGRITGAGSARYMQLALKFLF, from the coding sequence ATGCGAATTGTGAGTCTCGCATGTATTTTTTTGTTTCTAACCGGATTTCTGCTGCCGGCGCAGATCGGTACCGAAGGCGCGTTCTTCGGTACGGTCACCGACAGTTCCGGTAGTGCCGTACCTGGGGCGGAAGTCGCAGCGCTGCATGTTGGAACTGGCCTGTTAAAGCGCGCAACAACCGATGCTGATGGCAGCTTCAGCATTCTCTCGCTGCCCATCGGGCAGTACACGGTCACTGTCAAGGCGAAAGGCTTCAAGACCTGGGAGATCGCCAAAGCTGAACTGACGGTGGGCGACCGCAACCGTCTGTCCCCCGTCCTGACTGTCGGCGAAATTACTGAATCGGTCTCAGTCACCGGCAATGCCGAGCTGCTGCAGACTGAGAAGACCAGCGCCGAGACCGTTGTGCAGATGCGTCAGATCAGGGAGTTGCCGCTGGACACGCGCAACCCGCTCGCCCTGGTATCGCTGGTGCCCGGCATGCGCTGGGCCAGCACGCAATCGGGCGGCGAGCGCGCCACCTATGTCCAAGGCCAGGGGCTGCGCAGCAACAAAGCCGCATTCCAGCTGGATGGATTGGTCTCCAATGCGCCCATGGACGAAGGCGGCACCGGCATGCCGAACGTCGACACGGTGGCCGAGTTTACCGTCGAGACTCTGAACTTCAGCGCCGAGAACGGCCGCGATCCCATTCAGGTGAAGGTGGCCACCAAGTCGGGCACCAACGAACTGCACGGCGCGGCCTGGGAGTTCCTGCAGAACGACGCCTTCAACTCCCGCAACACCTTCGCGACCAAACCGCCGCGCGTCCGCCGCAACCAGTTCGGCGCGGCCGTCGGCGGCCCGGTGATCAAGAACCGGACCTTCTTCTTCGGCAGCTTTGAAGGCACCGTGATCCACAACGAACAGATCTGGAACACGCAGGCCGTGACCTCGGCCATGAAGACCGGTGACTTCTCAGGGCTTGGGCGGACCATCATCGACCCGCTGACGAAGTCGCCTTTCCCCAACAACGTCATTCCCACCAATCGCATCTCGAATGCCTCGAAGTACTTCCTGCCGAAGCTGCTCGAAGCCAACTCCCCGGGCGGCCTGTTCAAGGCCAACACCGGCACCGTGAACAACACCTGGGAAGGCACGGGCCGCGTCGATCACCAGATCAACGATGCCCAGCGGATCTACGCCCGTTACGTCACGATCCGGCAGCCCAGCACGCAGCTTGGCTACAAGCCCAGCGCCGTCACCGACGATACGGTGAGCCAGCACAACATCGGCGTCAACTACACCTGGACGATGTCCAGCAACACGGTGCTCACGCTGCTGGGCGGCATGCTGCGGACCCGCGAGAACTACACCAACGCGGAGCTCGGCGTGAACAACGACGCCCTCTCCGCCGGCATTCAGGGTTTCCCGACGGCCGGCCGCGAGAAGTGGATCGGGCCGCCGAACCTGAACATTGGCGGCGGCTACCAGGGCATCTCCTACTCCGGCTGGGGCGCCCCCGGCTCGCTCTGGGGCAGCGTGTACAACGCCAAGGCCGACCTGCGGCATTTCCGCGGCGCGCACACCATGTCCGCCGGCTTCGAATATGGCGATTCGCATACGTACGGGGATCACGGCAGCTGCTGTGTCCGCGGTACCTACAATTTCGGCAATCTCTACACGAACGACGGGTTCGCCGACTACCTGCTGGGCCTCACCTCGTCCAGCTCACGCAACGCTCCTCTGGCGGAGTTCGGCACCAATCGCGCTCCTTACGCCGGCTTCTACGTCAACGACAGCTGGCGCCTGAAGCAGAACTTCACCATCGAGCTGGGCCTGCGCTATGAGCGCTGGTTCGCCCGCCACAACATGCGCCAGGCCACCAGCACCTGGGATCCGAAGCTGCAGAAGGTCGTCGCCGCGGTCCAGGGCGACGGCAATATCAACACCTCCGCGTTCCTGAATACGCCAAACGTCGCGGCAGCCACCGCCGGACTGTGGACGACCGCGCGCCAGGCCGGGTATAGCGACAATCTGCTGGAAGGCAATGGGAATTGGGCTCCGCGCATCGGCGCCGTCTACCGTCCCTTCGCCCAGCGCCAGATCGTGCTGCGTGCCGCGTACGGCTTGTTCTACAACAGCTTCACCGGCAACCGGTCGGCCTCCTCGGCCGCCAATCTCCCCTTCTGGGGTGTGGAATCCCTGGGCTTCGGGCTCTCGCAGCTCCAGCCCTGGGAAACGGTGTGGAGTTCGGATCCCAACGCCTTCGGCATCTTCGGAATCGGCGAAGCCGTCGATCCCCGCCTGAAGGCCGCCCGCACGCACGAGTGGAACATGACCGTCCAGACGGCACTGCCCTGGAAGTCCGCCCTGACGCTGAGCTATGTCGGCACCAAGGTGGACCGCGAAGTCATCTTCATGCCGTACAACGCACCGACTGTCGGTCCGCACACCAACCTCCAGGCCGACCGCCCGAATCCGCTCATCAGCAGCGTGCAGCGCATGGAGAACTACGGCCGCAACTGGTACAACGCGCTGCAGGCGAAGGCCGAACGCCGGTTCGCCAACGGCGTCTCGTTCACCTTCTCCTACTCTTTCTCCCGGTCGATGGGTGAAGCTTCGAACGGCTCGGACGAGGGCACTTCGATCCTTGCTTTCTCCCCGGCCTGGTACAACCGCGGCCGCACCTCGTTCGACTTCCGCCACGTCGAGTTCGCCACCCTGGTGTGGGAACTGCCCTTCGGCAACGGCCGGCACTACCTGTCCTCCGTCAACCGGCTGACGGATGCCGCCCTGGGCGGCTGGGACTTCTCGTTCACCCAGCAGGGCCGCTCCGGCGCGCCGTTCTCCATCGGAGGCGGCTACTCGAACCTCGGCAACGGCGATGGCTCGCGCGCCAACCTGGTGGGCGATC